GGCCTAAATAATATTTGGGACAAGCAAATGTTTAGCTCAGTAACATGGTTAAAACATTAGTTAAACAACGACTCTCAGACCTGTTTTTACAGAATTTGCAAAGTGACATTTCaaaatcaaatacaattttaacttACAGACTATGTAACGAGAACTTAGTTTTTGAAACATTTCTCAATATGCCTGATAAAActatgtttaaagggacattcccgaatttgctgcattgtatgatgtttcccTGTCATCTTGATgctgttatattttatattatatatgtattccTCGAATGTCATCGAACAATAGTCCTGAGtataataaagttctgttctgttctgttatgCGTAGAGGGATAGAAACTCATGGCGTCATATGGCCTACTCCTTCCAATCCGAAGAAAGAGATAAAAGTCATGACAACCTTAGTTTTGTCTTAGACAAATGGGTTTGGTAGCACTGTTTATAGGCACATctgaaacaaaaatcaacattGCATTTTCGTTTcactttatattaaatttttcacattaagtatattattgaaaacatgtatatagaggattcgtaacaagtgatttgttttaatatcgAAGATTGCAAatgagtctatgttaatcggcattgtcgaggctctgccgagacaaataccgattaaatAGACgagattgatattttacatattaaaaacatgagTAACTAATTGTATTtgtcctataacacttctaaaataacattttaatgtaaaatttagtaAATCAAAATTCTGAAGTCGCCTCaccgataatatgacgtcacacactgtaactaaatcttatcaaaacgttacgctcaggtatacaagtcttgttggtattaaaacaaatgacccactgacaataaaacattattaaccgagttaataaatagatagtattaccccagcggtcactcataataGGAAAATAGTTTCCATATTTTCTTAGTGAAAAATTTTCTGCATTGGTGTAACGTACAATACTATTGAACTATTTAATGCTTataaaccaatgaccttgtcggtactaaatatgacgacATCataatttggcaaacacaaaatgacgtcactgTTTCCAGTGTCAAATTTAtatcaaaatgtcattttaatgcaattcattgtagattttttagcagaataaagataacttttgtttttgaaaattatctgtgaacgtgattaaaatacaaagttatagcaaatCTCAGAACCGTGTCTAAagtggggtaataaatataatgactAACTCGGTGCCATTTATTATCAAAGTTATGtccttgaaataatttttatttgagacaactgaaaattatttcactcgggacatacattttataataactggtaactcgtgtattattctcttggttattatacgagcttgtgtgtcgtactgattttacgtaacgagtgtcaggatttttgtattgccccaGCGAAAGCGACGATAATACATAAATCCTAGCactagtttcgtaaaatcagtacagcACACaagtgagtgtaataatttctttattatccatattattattgtgaggggttttttttaatgaataacaagGGCCGtctcaaccacaactagaaaaAGACgacgtaatgacgtcatatttcacatgctaAGTCTGAGCTGAGTtgagtaattttattaatgtgccTCTATCCAAACATGATTCAGGCACGTTTATCCCATGTCCAGTCTCTGGCAAGTCTTAGCTAAgatggagaagcaacgtcatgttatgacgtcgctttccaaaattacgtcattacacttgttattacacgtgtgtttCGTATGctttttattaactcggttatgttgaaccatgtggataataaatagagtataataaacgagttaccagttattatcaaatttatgtcccgagtgaaataattttcagttgtcacgagctttagtgtgcggcaaatgaaaattatttcacgagtgacataaatttgataataacttgtaccgagtttgttattccatttattaccccagttatgttttctttaaaagcctttatttttgacattcatgcacgtacatgtatctAAACGATGTAAACTACTTTGCATACAGTTCTGAGTCGGTCTATTactataactttgtattttaatcaagttcacagataattttcaaaagcaAAGTTCTCTTAATTCTGCTaacaaatctataatgaattgcattaaaatgacattttgttataaatttaacactgaaaacagagAGCcataaacgcaaactctttaaagggacacaccctagttacgtttatttgttaaccattactgCGTTGTTTTTCGCCATTAAACcctatttttcacaaataaaattgcactttacttacattttattatttagaatacacatttccattcacctgaagtgctttttggtaatcctgatgtttgtaaaaccacgaaatgcgtttttttcacaaaacgtgttgtcgagaaaaaaccgttaagcaagcgaggtccaatctattttcagaggggatatttccatttcaatgtcacagacgttggtatatcacgtgaccgttatcattttggttcggtttgttttctcgtgcacggttcgcgcaatcaacatccgatttgttgttgttcatttgtgaaattttcttcacaattcgtgaacattttcagtaacaataaagttcagacaagtaagtgtctcaatacaaaacgttacaaacccttaaaaccaataagtttgctaagtcttacgatatctggagaggggatacaaccaggacagaacagttggaacatgtccaggagaggtgaaacgaacgcaccccaagtctgtgaaatttgtcgtgacgtaggcattgttgtgcttctaccggtgacatcagaatactaactttcaaaattatttcaagcaattgggacatggggattcccatggtatttatcgatataaaacctgctttttcactccatttgataaaaacgtgatctaagtgtgttacaggtttgtagattaaccaaattataatttattttcgctggatggaactagggtgtgcggctttaaactacatgatgtaattttgcgtatttgccaaatcgtgatgacgtcatatttagtaccgacaaggtcattggtttgtaagcgtcaattCATCCAATACTGTTGTACGTTACACCAATACAGAATATATCTtaatgagaaaatatggaaaatatttcccCTGTTATgtgtgaccgctggggtaataatgttaatatccaATGGGTTTATGAGATGGATATtatgggcaagttataggaTATATTTTCTCATTACCTTCATTACTGTCAAAATCCAGAATAAATGGACCCGCAGGTTCACAGCCTCCTCGCCATCCTCCACATCTTAGTTTAATGACTGACCTTtcaaaatattcattttcgaTCATATATGCCTTGTATCCAAACGTTTTCCACGTCACCTAAatcaataataatgaaatatcgAGAGTATTCTAGACGAGGCCTGTTTTAAAACAGTTCACATGtgatggtttgttttgtttaacgacaccactagtgcaaaAAAAAGGAATCACGCCATTATTCAAGGACGTTGTCTTGTTGTCCTTATTTCCTTTTAgccaaaaacataataataatgtacgatttttattgaaaataaaggcACACGTAATTCCATTTCTTGATATTTTGATAACAACTTTTGACATCTGGTGACCTAAATAATCAACCAACCATGTGTAAATGCACACCAATGATTACCCCATGTTATCACCTGCAGTTAGAGTGGCAATATATAATCCTATCGTTGACACTTTCAGAATTATATGTCCTTATGTTTCCCCTACTCTTAAAAATGGTCAGTTCCGACAAACTGTCATATCATGAAAACCATGCCATTATATATGATATGTCACAACCAGTTAACTAAAGCTGTTGTTTTCATTTTCCGTATACACAGAAGTGTACACAGATAGTTTAAAAGATTTGATAAACCACATTTTGCAGAATTGAGAGAGAAGTTCGACCACAAAATGACCCAGAATTTAGGCGCCGGTCCAAGTGTCATCTTTTGACCTCTCctaatctaattaaaatatttacattgtttGAAATTTTATGAATATATAGTAGAAATCAGTAGCACcagtagtgcatataaaagatcccttgctactaaaggaaaaatatagcaggctTCCTCTCAATATAGCAGGCTTCCTcactaaaactatatgtcaaattatcaaatgtttgacatccaatagccgatgattaataaatcaatgtactcaatgttgtgtcgttaaactaaacaaactttaacaacttTTTGTCTGGTTATAACGTCACTTTATTCAAAGTCATTATTAAAGACCAAAGATGCATAGAGAAAATGTTAAAGCAGACGTTAGAAGCATAACGTCCCACGCATGGTGCGATCAATTGTGAAACAACCATAACGAGAACGTGGGTCGTCGTTTCAAGCGTTTCAGTTATTAATAAGTAAAATTGATTTGATCATAGTTAATGTCCTACCGGAGattgtaaacaaagaaacagaaataaatgaACTACAGTATGAACAATAAGATAAATGTATCCTATGCAAAACGCTGTATGTACGAATATATATGCATTAAGAAATAATGTATAGTAGAATCGAATACACGTACATCAAGAAATATGATAGTAAAATAACATGTAAATCAAGAAAGtgataaattaaaactttatatattGTAGATTAAAATGCAAGACATCAAGAGATGATGTATAGTGGAATAAAATGCATGGACATCAAGAGATGATGTATAGTGGAATAAAATACATGGACATCAAAAGATGATGTATAGTGGAATAAAATACACGGACATCAAGAGCTGATGTATAGTGGAATAAAATACATAGACATCAAAATATGATGTATAGTGGAATCAAATACATAGACATCAAGCGATGATATATAGTGACTAAGTGGAATCAAATACACGAACATCAAGAGATGATGTATACtggaataaaattaatgaaCATCAAGCGATGATGTATATTGACCAAGtggaataaaatacataaatatcaaAAGATGATGTATAgttgaataaaatatacaaacatcAAGAAATAATGTATagtggaataaaattaaaatacatggaCATCTAGATATGATGTATAGTGGAACAAAATACGTGGCCATCAAAAATTATCTACAGTGAAATAAAGTATATGGTCACCAAGGAATGATCTacaatgacatcacacacacgTACACCTTATGTTTAAACTACATCTATTTTTGTCTATCGttatttatagtccgtcccttcatcctacaaaaatgttgttgttttttgtgtaaataatttcagtttggtgtaacgtaagaagaaaattaaaagtgttctggaaataataaaacattttttttttgttaaatttgtaatttagaaaacaatcgactcagaaataaattaattgcaGTAAATTTTGTAGTATAAAAAGCATTCCCtttgggaaggactatagacaCTTGGTTTACTCACATTTCGAGACACAGCAAAGCCCGTGCCCCTGAGACCCACTGTACACGTGCCTCTGGGTCCCCCACAGCGTGGTTGCCCATCATCATGCGAAGTGTAGCAGTCAATGGCCACGGCGTATGGGATTTTGTAACCTTCCAACGTAGCAAATGCATTGTCATTCTGGTCAACCTCCATAGTCTGAAAATATATCAGTATAAAGAGACAGatccagaatttaaaaaaattgtgggtggtggtggtggggagggggagggggagggggagggggaaggacTAAGAGCaaaagggcacatggaccaaGTCGTCAAAAGGGCaatcaaatgaaaaacaattaaaaatccagAAATAATAGGCACTTGAAATATTTAGACAGGAGGAGGCAGGTCCGCTGTTCTCCAACCACCGTGAATCCACCTCTGGTGTAGTAACTAAAGCATACGGTAGTCATGTCAAGGCTGCTTTCCATAAAATCTGTAACAGGTAGACGACCGAGAAAAGAGAATACTTTATGGAAACTCAGACGCGTAAAATACGTCTGGGTCGCTCGGAGACCTGTCAAAAACAGGGCTGAGTTCAGCAAGACCGAACAGAAAAACGTGTTTGTGTTTGCGGGGGTACGTGTTTGTTTTTGCGATGGTACGTGTTTGTGTTTgcgaaggtgtgtgtgtgtttgtgtttgcgaGGGTACGTGTTTGTGGTTGCGAGGGTACGTGTTTCTGTTTGCGATGGTGCACATGGCCttggtagcgtcgtggttaagccatcggattacaggctggtatagagttcacagcccggtaccagctccaacacAAAGCAAGTTCTTaggggctcagtgggtaggtataatgccactacaccctcttctctctcactaaccaactaacaactaacccactgtcgtggacagCAGCCCAGATatccgaggtgtgtgcccaggacagcgtgcctgaaccttaattgaatataagcacggaaatgaaatgaaatgcgaTGGTGCGTGTTTGTGGTTGCAATGGTGAGTGTTTGTGTTTGCGAAAGTGCGTGTTTATGTGGGTACGAGCATGTTAGATGACTGTTTGACTAAATGGCAGGCTGGAACAAATATtggaattaaaaagaaaatgattgTAAAGGGCTTTGAAAATATAACAAACTTCCAATgattcaaaacaaatttgaatgtGGGTTGGTGAATAGTCCAtttggaattttgttttaaaaggaaatatttttatttttgaagtcGAGTTAATACAAGAGAGTCAAAGgttttttaatttctgttaAAATTGCTGTTCTGCAAgtctaacaaaataattaaacaccAATGTATTACACATAAAGATAATACCAATGACATCCAGTCACCTGCCAAGTTTAACAAGCTATATACAACATGCAAAGTGTGTCTGAAAAATGTCTCCACACATACCTGCTCCAACCCAAGAAAGACACAGACCATGTACAGAAGAGGGAATGAGTGGCTCTACAGTATACACACAGTATGGATCAATTCTGCtgttatacacattttaaattaaccagttaataTTCACTAACGTGAAATATGTTCTAACCGTTCTTTTGAATAGAAACAATTGGGATCCAAACGTAGAAAaagtagcacgggatcttttatatgtacttttccataaacagggtaacacataccacggcctttggtacaccagtcgtgggccactggttggaacagaaaaCCCCCCAGTGGTAGCCTGGTCCACCGAGaagattcgatcctgcgacccaagCACCTAAAGATGAGCTCTCTACcgaatgagctaaatcccgcaccCCGAATTGGGATTATGTCTAATATACCTCGTGTAGCTATTTGAGCAAACCCGTTACTTATAACATCTATACATGTCAACGTATCACTGTAATTTGTAGGCttttccatttttattatttatttattttattttattttatttatttttttaaattggggggagggggctaaTAGCAAGTGGGTAGGTGGCAACGATCCTATCCAAATTGTTTTTgaattatttggaaaaaaatatatttacaaagctCCTTAGATAAATTGTATCCAATCGTGTATCATCTCACCCCATACATGACATATTTTAGTGTATATTTTGGAAAACTGTTTGCGCATCTTAGATACAAAAAAAAGCGCCTTGATCTGCCACTGAGATGAATGTGTATTGCGTATTCATTTACCTCGAGGTTTACTAGGATTTTCCTATATATTGCACTTCCTTGTTTAATATTGCTCAAacaagttagtttttttttcacCATTGCAATTCTTGTTACTTAATTTGGGAAAGATTCCAATATTTTGCCCAACGAGACTGACGTATTCTCTCGGTTGTGTCGTGTTCAAGCGACTACAAGACGGTTTGACTCTGTTGCCTTGGAGAACGGCCGGGTGTAACCAGTAGTCACCGTCATCATAGTCGCGGTTACACTCTCGTAGCTCTGCACACGTCGCTGGTTCTATAGAAATAATACaggtctttttttataattagagATACTTGCACATTAACAAAATCTTCAGTCTAACGAAATTCACACTCAGTACTATGATTAAATATCAAATCTAAAGCTTCTCGCTACAATAATTTAATCTCTCATCTGAAGAAAATTCACACCTCACTACAATAATTAAATCTCTCATCTGAAGAAAATTCACACCTCACTACAATAATTAAATCTCCAGTCTAACAAATTCACACCtaaatacaataattaaataGCCAGTGCAACGACATTCACAACATCactacaataaaattaaatagccAATGCAACGACATTCACAACATCACTACAATAATTAAATAGCCAATGCAACGACATTCACAACATCACTACAATGATTAAATTTCCAATCTCATTGATACACTGAAATCTCCAATCTAACAACATTCGCACTTCATTATAATAATTGAATCTCCAATGTAACGACATCCATACCTCACTACAATACCCCAATCTCTAATCTAACGAAATTCGCACTTCATTATAATAATTGAATATGCATTGTAACGACATTCACACCTTCTTACGATACTGTAGTAATTAAATCTCCAATCTAATGAACTTCACGCCTCATCTTTCACACTACACCATCACAACCGatattttctgtttatattgtGTGTAACATTTCATCCCTcagtttagtttattttaagAAGATTCTCTGGAATTTTCCTTACGTCTACATTTCGCTGTACTCCACTGGTCGTCTGCAACACACGTTGTCGTGTTACCATCAGACGTATAAGCACCATCATAGCACCGAAACGACAACGTCAATCCTACTGGCCATCAGAGGACGTTCCCAGTCATCAGTATTTTCCCGAATTCATGCAAAGGAAGACGACATCctgaataaacacacacatacaaaattgTTGTCATTAAAGAGTATTAGATGTATCTACGTAAACTTCCAGGTAAAGCCAGGTTTCTGACCCGGTccgtaaaaagtttgttttgtttaactacaatgaatgaatgaatgaatgaatgaatgaatgaacgaatatttaaagggacattcctgagtttgctgcattgtaagatgttttcgactaataaaatatttctacgattaaacttacatattaaatatattttcttgtttagaatattagtgtctacatattcaatgtgtttctggtcgtcttaatatttgtaataagctCAAACAGaaagacgtttaatatacagccagtaatattttatgcagaaacatacatttgatatgtaattacaatcgttaaaaagtctctgttagtcgataacatcttaaaaattgcagcaaactcaggaatgtccctttaacgacaccccagcgcgaaaaatacatcggctacgtGATGagcacatcaatataaaaattctaaagttaataaaaccagtgtaaagaactgtgcgaaaatacaaatatcacagataggtaacattaaagggacattcctgagtttgctgcactgtaagatgtttccgactaataagatatttctaggattaaagttacatattaaatatattttcttgttaagaatatcagcgtctgtatattcaatgtgtttctggtcgtcttaaaaaaacatatttttcaatttctctatgatattttataaatacttataactTATAACGCAAAATGTTGGCCTTATATTGTTAGAACTacaattataaatgtattgttatattaaaactaaCAAGTGATTAAGTAGAATACCGTATTTCGGATTTCCTAGTAGCATATCATATGATTCGATATTTGTAGTAGACCCTGTTTTTAAGTCAAACCATACCTTAAAATCCTACCATTGTTGTGTATACATGctgttaaaaactaaaattaatgttCTATCGTTACAGCTTCTTGAATACAGAATGTGCAAAGATTATCGTGCTGTATACCAcgtttatttaaatatgaatttgTAGTTTTTAAATCGATGCATAATTTTAAATTGAATGCTTTGTGATTTTCTATCATTAGTGG
This DNA window, taken from Gigantopelta aegis isolate Gae_Host chromosome 4, Gae_host_genome, whole genome shotgun sequence, encodes the following:
- the LOC121372612 gene encoding A disintegrin and metalloproteinase with thrombospondin motifs 20-like, giving the protein MEVDQNDNAFATLEGYKIPYAVAIDCYTSHDDGQPRCGGPRGTCTVGLRGTGFAVSRNVTWKTFGYKAYMIENEYFERSVIKLRCGGWRGGCEPAGPFILDFDSNEDVPINSATKPICLRQN